A section of the Hevea brasiliensis isolate MT/VB/25A 57/8 chromosome 17, ASM3005281v1, whole genome shotgun sequence genome encodes:
- the LOC110670212 gene encoding 40S ribosomal protein S13, with the protein MGRMHSRGKGISASALPYKRTPPSWLKISPQDVQENICKFAKKGLTPSQIGVILRDSHGIAQVKSVTGSKILRILKAHGLAPEIPEDLYHLIKKAVAIRKHLERNRKDKDSKFRLILVESRIHRLARYYKKTKKLPPVWKYESTTASTLVA; encoded by the exons ATGGGTCGCATGCACAGTCGCGG TAAGGGTATTTCTGCTTCAGCTCTGCCTTACAAGAGAACTCCACCAAGTTGGCTCAAAATCTCTCCCCAGGAT GTTCAGGAGAACATTTGCAAATTTGCAAAGAAGGGGCTTACTCCTTCTCAGATTGGTGTCATTCTCCGAGATTCTCATGGTATTGCTCAGGTTAAGAGTGTCACCGGAAGCAAGATTTTGCGCATCCTGAAGGCTCATG GTCTTGCCCCTGAAATTCCTGAGGATTTGTATCATCTCATCAAGAAAGCTGTTGCTATTAGGAAGCATTTGGAGAGGAACAGGAAGGACAAGGATTCCAAGTTTCGGTTGATCCTTGTTGAGAGCAGGATTCATAGGCTTGCTCGATACTACAAGAAAACAAAGAAGCTACCTCCTGTCTGGAAATA